The sequence taaaaaaaaaatattaaaagttagTTGAATAATACAATGAGATAGTACCAAAAAGAGtaatgagacccataaatagtactaaaaaaaaggctaaaaactaaataagttaAAGCAAATAAGCTCATCCCAAACTCATCCTCAGTGAAAGAGAGAGTTCTGCCATCTTAGACAAGTAATATATGCATGCATGACTAGGATAGACATGAAGGGATGCCCCCCACATGTTTGTGTATGCAGCAAGGCCAACCATCAGCTTTCCCTTGTCATGAGCTAGCTGTAAAACTTTTTGGCCCAtatcattaaaccaaaaataGCAATCCCTTTTGATTTCTTCTAACATTTAGTGAAGAAAAGGTCTAATAATTTTaagggtaaaatattattttggtctctaaattttactaaaagattttttttcatccttaatctttaataatttctattttcatccttaaactttataataaaaaaattaatagttcaaagacaaaaatatggatgaaaaaaaaaactatttttcaataatttagagacaaaagagtaaaaaacaaatttttggtaAAGTTTAAGAATAGAAAGTAaatcattttcaataatttagggacgaaaaacaaacttttgaataatttaagaatgaaaaacaaaattttaagaatttaagagtgaaaacaaacttttggtaaAGTTTAGAGACTAAAGTAGTATTTTACTCTAaacttaatgatttttttttttttttacaattgttaataaatcatgttataattaatatataataaatataatgttTATAGTAATTGTATGTAAAACTAATTTTATACCAATTATAACTTATAAACTTAACAAGTTGGAAAAAGATATGTCCTAGTTAACATTACTGATTTGGGACTATTGCAGATTGTAGTATTACAGCCTCACTTTTGAGCTGAAAATAAAGAGCTAGACTCCAATGAGTTTATGAGTTATattagctatttagctccattCTTTAAGAGGGAGGGGGGAAAGGTTCTCCAAAGATGTTGGATACAGACACGTGGCAGTCTAACGTGGTTGGTGAATTGTTGGTGACTACTGAGGGAGGGGGGCCAGAAGTAAGTGGACAGAGGTAGGTAAATATGGAGAGGGGAACAAAGAGAGAGACTTTGCCTCTGTTATTGGAGGATCTTGGTGATGATGAGTTGGTCACCATTCTCattttggaatttaattagtggcacagatctatatatatatatatatattacttcgCAAAAATGACTAGTGGGACtctctttttttgaaattttcaccaACTTTCCACTTCTTCCACAAAATGACGGCATGTTCCATGTTGGTGTTAGAAAGGGAAGTCTAGGACcacataatttttcacaattttttgttataattgtgATGAGGTAGAGTGTGAttggtaaaataaaatggtGGGTCTATGTGTAAATGATAGTTAACTACTCACAATCTGCCATGTTAgagttgtgacaaaaaaattgtggaataaTTTGTGATTTTAGAATTACGTGAACATAAATGGCtggtttagccaaaaaaaagaaaaaaaaaatctaactattgaaaGTAGAATATTAGAACTAGGGAAGAAAGGAATGGGTTGAAAGAGATTTTTAAAGAATATTCTATTCATTCCGTTGTAAAAATTCCTTTCTAAAGTAAGAGAAACATGTACCTATTGAATTATATTAAATTGAACTACCAACTCTATTCATATTTtgacaaccaaacaaaatatgAGTGGTGACTGGTGAGTAGTACAAACGATAAATTCTCATTCTcatataaaaaaagtaaattttaaatttcgTCTGCACAAAAAACTTAATGTTTTggtataataataaagaataatcaTTATGaagtagacaattaaaattctatcatatctaaaagagagagaggaaaaaaaaaaagtagtatatAATCGTATAATTCGTTTATTtccatttcttattttaaaaattggtaaagCCTTCTAGTTCCCTCAAAATTTGAGCTAAATATGAGACACAcatcatttataattttgtgtactttattctttaaaaccatttgattttttaaacgTCACTTCGTGTTATGGATTAAAACTAATTGGAGGAAATTTTGTGTGATAATTGTCTATTACTTATAATCAACCGCTTCAACAAATTATGACAAAAGTTATGTCCAATTGTCTGTGCACTTATATCGTAATAATTGATAAACGAACTCCCTTTTTCTTCTCTGACTGTAATGGAAGGACAGCAATGCATCTATAGATAAGATGTATAGGAAGAGAATTATTTTCactctttaacttttttttctctccctctattATAGGCAAAGAGTCTCATGTGAGATTAACACCTTTCATAGGAGACATCTCCTTATCGAAGGACCCAACACTCCCttaccttttaaaaaaagaaaactaaaataagaCAGTTTCCATAGAATGAGACCAATATTTACAAGCATCGAAACtcaataattagttttttgcTAAGGTtttcttctcccaaaaaaaaaaagattcttacTATGGTAGATTCGATAGAATAACATGTGCTATTACATTCTCTCTTTTTGCCTTATCTCAGCATATTTGACTcttttagtaaataaaaatatatactacTTTTGAATTCCCCACGTTTTCATGCTTTGGAAATTTGGTCATTTATTCCTTTGCCACCATCATTACTCGTGATGTCAAACGAAGAAAATGCTAGTGTTTTTGAACATCATTTGCAAGCTATATTCACCAAGattagtatattaaaaaatcattGTGCTTCTAAACGTTTCACGATTTCTTTGCGTaacaattaattgaaaaatgCATCAAATCATAaaggacacacacacacacatatatttatagATCTTAATTATTTATAAGATCAAAGGCAATCTAAATGTTCATGAGGTGCTGGAATCCACTTTGTTAACAAATGGTGAAAATTGTGTCACCTAACCTCTTTAATCtacccaataataataataagacgaagaagaagatacCATATGGTTGGTAGGTTGGTTGGTGTACTAATTCTGATTAAGAAATGAGAATGGCTTATTTTCTAGTTGAAGCAGCTTTAAGCATGATGTAATAATGATGCTATTTAATTAATTGTATTTGATTATACAAGCATGCAGTGTCTCTATCCActtttacttattaaaacatTCTTTTTAGTCCATTTGCTTCTCTCTAAAGACCAAACTAGATAAAGCAGGGTGACATCGACTTACAAAAAATTCCAATTCATGCAAGATTTGGATCGTCTTGCATGCCTTATATATTGGTTTgtatatttgaataaaattatatatgtaaatgcATAAAGATGACACCTAGCTTTCAAATCTTCTTTGTATCAAAAAAGAGCTTTCCGATCTTCATGTGGCTGAACTCATCATCCACATTGGTAATGTTCTTTTGCTCAAATCAACTTCAGCAGTGGAGTGCCAAAAATTTCTATTgcaatttactaaagtagtaaAAGTTATTTATTAACTATACTATCCTACCAATCAATTTACTGTTATTTACTAAAAGATTCATGTGATCTCATTCTGTTTGGCATTCATTACACTTGCGAAATCAGCATATACTTACACATCAGTAGTCTCAGCTGACACAGTTTTCACCTCCTTTAAGATTTTCTAGCACTATCATCAAAATCACCTCTCTTTTTGGCTGACTAGTCTCAAATTCTGTATCTGAATACGTGTATTATTTTCTTGGGGGCAGAATGAATTAAAAATGAAGATCTTCATTTGCTTAATGGTTTTCAAATCAACCACTCCATGTGATTAAAGCATGCTAATTAGTTGAAGTCAGAAAAGCCTATTACCTCTTATTACCGATGATAAAATGATCAACACTGACAATGTAATCATAACCATTGACTTTCTTGGCACAATGGCTACAACAAAGGTGATTTGAGGAAAATATAGAGGTCTTCTTAGTTCCATATATTCCCAGCTTAAGAACAACCATGACATTTTCATCTATCACAAGCAGCTATACAGATACGTGCTGAAATTTATTGGGCACCttcttttatgaaaaaaaaccagaaacaaaaacacaagCCTCAAGTTCTGAGGAGATTTTAACTCTAATCAACAATGAATTATGCATGCCGTAACAAAAAGGACCCAAGTCACGTTTAAGTTGGCCAACttcttttagctttttagcttatGTACAGATTTTAAAGAATCACCTTCTCTAGGTGAAATTATACTTTCAACCAACTGTCAGCAAATAAGCTTTCAACAAAAAACTGTACCAAAGGGACACCCCCTTGTTCAAGGCAATTTCCCTCTTCTAATCTGGCATCACAAGTCCATTAACAAGTAGAAAAATCCAGCCAGTGCACAAAATATACAGACCAAGTTGGAAACAAATGTACAAttgatatttcaaaataaaaataaaaatagtagcaTTCTTGTGTCTAAGGTGCCAGCTTTCCTATACTTAAAAACTAGTACTTCTCCATTTGGATTAAACAGAAAATTCATCACTTTCTGGGGTCTCTCTGGGTGATTGACACAAGTCTCCGCCCTCCACCATTTTGCCAAACTCCATGAACTGGCCACCCTCCAGGCGGCTCCTTACCTCCATCTGATTTTTCTTCAGTCTGACCAGGACCAGGATCAGAATCACCAAGATCTAAAAGTTCTGCGGCATCATTACCTAGACGGTTTCTAAGgaacttagaaatttttttctttggcttaTTTCCTACTCCCCCAGTCTCCACATTTTTTGTTGATCCACCACCCGCTAAATGAGAACCATTTTCGGATTTTGGCTCCATTCTTGAGTGATGGGTAGAAATTAAGTTGGACAGTTCATCATCCACAGAAGCTTTTAATTTGCCTTTGGTAGACCGATACCCATCTTTTGATAAGACCTCCACCTCATCGTCATAAGGCTTATAATTTGATTGGAAGCTCTTCACACTGCTCATGATACTATCTGCCAAAGCATCCTTTGAACTATGGAATGCATTTGCTTCACACTTCTCCTTACCTTTTTTggaactttttttgtttttggaccGACCACCATTGCTACTTGAAATGTTTTCAGATGAACCAACAGTCATGTTAAAATTGTAAGTCTCAACAAGCTCTTTTTGCTTCCGAGGATCAGGACAGAGTCTAGCTAGCTCAAGAACAAGATGTGACAGACCAAACTGAAAAACATAGGCAAGATATTCCCCTGCATCAATTACACCCTGGCGATACTCTGTAGATATTTCTCTGAATGCAGCAAATTTGTTCTCATCAAATTCTAAAGCAGCACGAATTTTCCCCACCAGATTCTTGTTAGCATTTTGAACATCTTCCACCTTTGGCAGCGGGTGGCTACTTGAGGGCGCCTTATTAGTTTGAGAGGAAGAAACCGGAGGAAAACTAGAGAGAGAAGTATCAAAAGACCGTCTATCTACAAGGTTTGGATTTGAAACAGAGTGGCCAACCTGATTGGTGCTACCTGAAATCCTTGGTGAACCAGCAAAATTAGACGATGCAACTAGATGAGCTGTGGCTAGTCTAGACTGAGCAGGGCTTGTATAACTAGATGATGAAGACTCATTAACCTTCACAGGCTTCCTCTGGGAAGAACTAGGAAGATTAGATAATGAGCTACTGGTTGATGAGCTAGTTAAATGACTTGCTGCTGGCCAAGCTTGAGAAGAATGAAGAACAGTTACAGTTCCATTGTTCCGGCGACGAAGGCAAGCAGCCATAGTGTTCCCTTCTGAATGATTTCTAAATTTCTGTCGACTTCTCCTTGAAGCCACAGGTAGCGGAGGAAAGGATGATTCTTCCAGTGTTCCCGTTGTATTTTGTGCTGAAGCAGGGCTTTGTCTTGAAGGTGTCTCAGATTCTCTGGTAGCTAATGATTCAAATGCATTTGTGATTGATGCAGTATCCCTTGCTTGGTGATTGGAAACTGCTTGGGCACTTGATGAAGCATGATGATGATGTTCTGTATTGGCTGTCTCAAGACTAGCTTGAATGGCCAAAGAAAGTCGATTGTCTGACAAATCCGAATGAGAGACACGTCCTCTACCTTGACGATCTTGCTCATTTCGCCGGTACTGGAAGCTTGTTCGTATCTGGACATAAATAAGAAGAAACAGTAGAGACACCCATATGCCCAAGAGAAGAAGGATTAACAACAGAAAGTGGAAACATTTTTACACCAAACAGGTCTACAAATTGTCAAGATTGCAGCAGATAACAGACAAGGCTACAAAAGGAATTTAAAAAATGCATACAAACCTGAAGAGCGGCATTCCTCTTGCAGCGAGACATGTGCCCTCCATGCTCCATGGCATTATGCCTCTATAGATATTGGATTTAAGTGAGACAATAGaatctacaaaaaaaataacaagcGGAAACATactcaaaacaaaaagagaatgTAGAGCATATTTAGGCCGACAAAGATGTCACCTTGAGTTCAGATTCGTTTGtgaaaacaacaaattttttggCAATGCAGGCCTCATTCTCACATAAATGATGGTCTTGACGAAAATGGATCTGCAAGATTATACTCTTGATGTCaacataaatttcaaatatgacTATTCACTGAAATGCATACATGTAAGAACACAGAAAACAACTGGCCTCCAAGTCATCATAATCCTTATAGTACTCATATTGTCCTGGATGGCGCCTGCAATGAACAAGGTAAATTGGATCCATGGTCTGTATGTTTGCTTAAACTTCAAGGAAGTTACAACCTTCTCATAAACAAAAGCATCATTTACCTTTGGCATATATGGCAAGTATAATGTTCAGTGGACATATGCAAGTACAGCTCGTTATCTCCATAGTGTGGATTTTGGCAAAATTCACAGATAGGATGTCCCATAAATCCACCTCTTTCACTTTCAGTGCCATCAACCTCCGAATCCCCCGTCTTTATATGCTGATTTAATTGTGACTTTTCATATAACTTTTGCTC comes from Castanea sativa cultivar Marrone di Chiusa Pesio chromosome 3, ASM4071231v1 and encodes:
- the LOC142628050 gene encoding uncharacterized protein LOC142628050 isoform X1, whose amino-acid sequence is MDDSCVVCAETLLWVAYGSCGHREVCSTCVIRLRFICDDRRCCLCKSESNIIFVTKALGDYTRMINDFSVFPADPTEGQVGQYWYHEGTQAYFDDMDHYKMIKAMCKLSCIVCDKKNEQRNEGSKRRAGFKNIEQLRGHLFHQHRLFMCSLCLEGRKIFISEQKLYEKSQLNQHIKTGDSEVDGTESERGGFMGHPICEFCQNPHYGDNELYLHMSTEHYTCHICQRRHPGQYEYYKDYDDLEIHFRQDHHLCENEACIAKKFVVFTNESELKRHNAMEHGGHMSRCKRNAALQIRTSFQYRRNEQDRQGRGRVSHSDLSDNRLSLAIQASLETANTEHHHHASSSAQAVSNHQARDTASITNAFESLATRESETPSRQSPASAQNTTGTLEESSFPPLPVASRRSRQKFRNHSEGNTMAACLRRRNNGTVTVLHSSQAWPAASHLTSSSTSSSLSNLPSSSQRKPVKVNESSSSSYTSPAQSRLATAHLVASSNFAGSPRISGSTNQVGHSVSNPNLVDRRSFDTSLSSFPPVSSSQTNKAPSSSHPLPKVEDVQNANKNLVGKIRAALEFDENKFAAFREISTEYRQGVIDAGEYLAYVFQFGLSHLVLELARLCPDPRKQKELVETYNFNMTVGSSENISSSNGGRSKNKKSSKKGKEKCEANAFHSSKDALADSIMSSVKSFQSNYKPYDDEVEVLSKDGYRSTKGKLKASVDDELSNLISTHHSRMEPKSENGSHLAGGGSTKNVETGGVGNKPKKKISKFLRNRLGNDAAELLDLGDSDPGPGQTEEKSDGGKEPPGGWPVHGVWQNGGGRRLVSITQRDPRK
- the LOC142628050 gene encoding uncharacterized protein LOC142628050 isoform X2 gives rise to the protein MFVHYFPFFQALGDYTRMINDFSVFPADPTEGQVGQYWYHEGTQAYFDDMDHYKMIKAMCKLSCIVCDKKNEQRNEGSKRRAGFKNIEQLRGHLFHQHRLFMCSLCLEGRKIFISEQKLYEKSQLNQHIKTGDSEVDGTESERGGFMGHPICEFCQNPHYGDNELYLHMSTEHYTCHICQRRHPGQYEYYKDYDDLEIHFRQDHHLCENEACIAKKFVVFTNESELKRHNAMEHGGHMSRCKRNAALQIRTSFQYRRNEQDRQGRGRVSHSDLSDNRLSLAIQASLETANTEHHHHASSSAQAVSNHQARDTASITNAFESLATRESETPSRQSPASAQNTTGTLEESSFPPLPVASRRSRQKFRNHSEGNTMAACLRRRNNGTVTVLHSSQAWPAASHLTSSSTSSSLSNLPSSSQRKPVKVNESSSSSYTSPAQSRLATAHLVASSNFAGSPRISGSTNQVGHSVSNPNLVDRRSFDTSLSSFPPVSSSQTNKAPSSSHPLPKVEDVQNANKNLVGKIRAALEFDENKFAAFREISTEYRQGVIDAGEYLAYVFQFGLSHLVLELARLCPDPRKQKELVETYNFNMTVGSSENISSSNGGRSKNKKSSKKGKEKCEANAFHSSKDALADSIMSSVKSFQSNYKPYDDEVEVLSKDGYRSTKGKLKASVDDELSNLISTHHSRMEPKSENGSHLAGGGSTKNVETGGVGNKPKKKISKFLRNRLGNDAAELLDLGDSDPGPGQTEEKSDGGKEPPGGWPVHGVWQNGGGRRLVSITQRDPRK